Proteins encoded in a region of the Rutidosis leptorrhynchoides isolate AG116_Rl617_1_P2 chromosome 9, CSIRO_AGI_Rlap_v1, whole genome shotgun sequence genome:
- the LOC139867098 gene encoding uncharacterized protein isoform X6 produces MEWTTVQHLDLRHVGRSSKPFQPHAATFHPTQALVAVAAGTYIIEFDAYTGSKISSINIGAPVVRMSYSPTSGHAVVAILEDLAQLSQE; encoded by the exons ATGGAGTGGACGACGGTGCAACATCTGGATCTGCGGCATGTTGGCCGTAGTTCGAAACCTTTTCAGCCTCACGCTGCCACATTTCATCCTACTCAAGCTTTGGTAGCTGTTGCTGCTGGAACTTACATCATAG AATTTGATGCCTACACCGGTAGCAAGATATCTTCGATTAACATTGGTGCTCCTGTGGTTCGGATGTCATATAGTCCTACTAGCGGACACGCAGTCGTAGCTATACTCGAG
- the LOC139867098 gene encoding uncharacterized protein isoform X3, with the protein MEWTTVQHLDLRHVGRSSKPFQPHAATFHPTQALVAVAAGTYIIEFDAYTGSKISSINIGAPVVRMSYSPTSGHAVVAILEIRVSVGVRVAPRVAVFQAANPASRGVPKFNSGS; encoded by the exons ATGGAGTGGACGACGGTGCAACATCTGGATCTGCGGCATGTTGGCCGTAGTTCGAAACCTTTTCAGCCTCACGCTGCCACATTTCATCCTACTCAAGCTTTGGTAGCTGTTGCTGCTGGAACTTACATCATAG AATTTGATGCCTACACCGGTAGCAAGATATCTTCGATTAACATTGGTGCTCCTGTGGTTCGGATGTCATATAGTCCTACTAGCGGACACGCAGTCGTAGCTATACTCGAG attagggtttctgtcggtgtcagggtagctccgcgagttgcggtatttcaagcagcaaaccccgcgagtcgcggggttccaaaattcaactctg